Proteins encoded together in one Thermococcus barophilus MP window:
- the lysS gene encoding lysine--tRNA ligase translates to MVHWADYMAEKIIRERGDKEEYVVESGITPSGYVHIGNFRELFTAYIVGHALKDKGKKVRHIHMWDDYDRFRKVPKNVPGEWKEYLTMPVSEVPDPWGCHNSYAEHFMELFESEVEKLGIEVDFLRASRLYKTGEYAKDIRKALENREKIVAILNKFRDMAKQPHLEESWQPVQIYCPKCRKEADFIQWDGGWKVEYKCPHCGSEGKTDIREGNVKLRWRVDWPMRWAHFGVDFEPAGKDHLAAGSSFDTGREIIKTVYGKEPPLTLMYEFVGIKGQKGKMSGSKGNVILLSDLYEVLEPGVIRFLYARHRPNKEIKIDLGLGLLNLYDEFDKVERIYFGLENAKNKEEEIELKRTYELSMPKIPERLVAQAPFRFLVVLVQMPHLDEGKIIEILKKQGHIPQDLAEEDTERIKLRIMLAKNWVSKYAPDTVKFSLLQEPPRIEISEEIKEALNEVANWLESREEFSVDELNNIIFDAAKKRNIPSKQWFKILYQLFIGKDRGPRLASFLASLDKDFVTRRLRLKA, encoded by the coding sequence ATGGTTCATTGGGCAGATTACATGGCTGAAAAAATAATACGAGAGAGAGGTGACAAAGAGGAGTACGTCGTTGAAAGCGGCATAACTCCGAGTGGATACGTCCATATTGGCAATTTTAGGGAGCTTTTCACCGCTTACATTGTCGGTCATGCATTAAAAGACAAAGGGAAAAAAGTTAGGCACATTCATATGTGGGATGATTACGATAGGTTCAGAAAAGTTCCAAAAAATGTCCCAGGCGAATGGAAAGAATACTTGACAATGCCGGTCAGTGAAGTACCCGATCCTTGGGGTTGCCATAACAGCTATGCAGAACATTTCATGGAGCTCTTTGAAAGTGAAGTTGAAAAACTCGGCATAGAAGTCGATTTCCTGAGAGCAAGCAGGCTTTACAAGACTGGAGAATATGCCAAAGATATAAGAAAAGCTCTTGAGAATAGAGAAAAGATAGTTGCAATTCTTAACAAATTCCGCGACATGGCGAAACAGCCTCATTTGGAGGAGAGTTGGCAGCCAGTTCAAATTTACTGTCCAAAGTGCAGAAAAGAAGCAGATTTTATCCAGTGGGATGGTGGATGGAAGGTAGAATACAAGTGTCCACATTGTGGAAGTGAAGGAAAGACGGACATAAGGGAAGGAAATGTAAAGCTGAGGTGGCGTGTGGATTGGCCCATGAGATGGGCGCACTTTGGAGTTGATTTTGAACCTGCAGGAAAAGATCACCTGGCAGCTGGTTCGAGCTTTGATACTGGGAGAGAAATTATCAAAACGGTTTATGGCAAAGAGCCTCCACTGACACTCATGTACGAGTTTGTTGGAATAAAAGGACAAAAAGGTAAAATGAGCGGCTCAAAAGGCAACGTAATCCTGCTCAGTGACCTCTATGAAGTTCTTGAGCCCGGAGTAATAAGGTTCCTCTATGCCAGACACAGACCAAATAAGGAAATTAAGATTGACCTCGGTTTGGGTTTGCTGAACCTCTACGATGAGTTCGATAAAGTCGAGCGCATATACTTTGGTCTTGAAAATGCAAAAAATAAGGAGGAAGAAATTGAGCTCAAAAGAACATATGAACTCTCAATGCCAAAGATTCCAGAGCGGTTAGTTGCCCAGGCACCATTTAGATTCCTCGTCGTCCTTGTGCAGATGCCACACTTGGATGAGGGCAAAATTATTGAAATCCTCAAAAAGCAAGGCCACATTCCCCAGGATCTTGCCGAAGAAGATACTGAAAGAATCAAACTCAGGATTATGCTCGCAAAGAACTGGGTAAGCAAATACGCTCCAGACACAGTGAAATTCTCACTCCTCCAAGAGCCTCCAAGAATTGAGATAAGCGAAGAAATTAAAGAAGCACTTAATGAAGTTGCTAACTGGTTGGAGAGTAGGGAGGAGTTCAGCGTTGATGAGCTTAACAACATAATCTTTGATGCTGCGAAGAAGCGCAACATTCCAAGCAAACAGTGGTTCAAGATTCTCTATCAGCTGTTCATCGGCAAAGACAGAGGACCGAGATTGGCAAGCTTCTTGGCTTCTCTTGACAAGGACTTTGTAACCAGAAGGCTTAGGCTTAAAGCTTAA
- a CDS encoding indolepyruvate oxidoreductase subunit beta, which translates to MEFNLIIAGVGGQGGLTLSRIIGNAAMHEGYKVRIGETLGMSQRYGSVLSYLRFGEEVYSPLIEEGEADLMFALEPAEALRNARFLSRKSHAIVNAYPIHTATTLVGKERYPNLDEIKEALLKICPTDMLNFQEVADKINPRTLGVVMLGYAYGRGLIPLKKDSLREGIKETLKEKLWEINFRALEEGIKLVR; encoded by the coding sequence GTGGAGTTTAATCTCATCATCGCTGGAGTTGGAGGTCAAGGGGGATTAACTCTTTCAAGGATAATTGGAAATGCTGCAATGCATGAAGGCTACAAGGTCAGAATAGGAGAAACACTTGGCATGAGCCAGCGATATGGTAGTGTTCTCTCATATCTGCGCTTTGGTGAAGAGGTTTATTCTCCACTCATTGAAGAAGGTGAGGCTGATTTAATGTTCGCTTTAGAACCAGCAGAAGCCCTAAGAAATGCACGCTTTTTAAGCAGAAAGAGCCATGCAATTGTAAATGCCTATCCAATACACACAGCAACAACACTGGTAGGAAAGGAAAGGTATCCCAATTTAGATGAAATAAAAGAAGCACTCCTGAAGATTTGTCCTACTGATATGCTCAACTTCCAAGAGGTGGCAGATAAAATAAATCCAAGAACTTTGGGTGTCGTAATGCTTGGCTATGCCTATGGAAGAGGTCTCATTCCCCTTAAAAAAGACAGTTTAAGAGAAGGAATAAAAGAGACTCTTAAAGAAAAACTCTGGGAAATTAACTTTAGGGCTCTTGAAGAGGGTATAAAATTAGTTCGTTAA
- a CDS encoding phosphate signaling complex PhoU family protein — translation MEFRKIQFTGRSSYIISLPKKWIKENNLKQGDVVPLVINPDGSITILPKEPKEISEKKELMISEEYSPDMAIRLIISAYIQGYDVLEIKFTKELPHYKVKIRKVIQSLPGVEIILDEPTRIVGKSLLADEEINLREILERINSIIVSMLEDLYFMKKSQTKELIRDINDLENELDRFYFLTIRAVNKILSKRSLIEESGIVRRSFDLIGILFIVRNIERIGDHIIRIAENFDDDIEIEYIRKMYTEMLSQITKRDLKKIDTLMLALKEKIRQIDYKKSIAMDSYRRILEYLENIGETIINMALS, via the coding sequence ATGGAATTCAGAAAAATTCAGTTTACTGGTAGGAGCTCCTATATAATCTCCCTTCCAAAAAAATGGATTAAGGAGAATAATTTAAAACAAGGGGATGTTGTGCCGCTGGTCATTAACCCAGATGGCTCAATAACAATCCTTCCAAAAGAACCCAAAGAAATTAGCGAAAAGAAAGAGTTAATGATTTCAGAAGAATATTCACCAGACATGGCCATCAGGCTTATTATCTCGGCGTACATCCAGGGCTATGATGTTCTTGAGATTAAGTTCACAAAGGAGCTGCCCCATTACAAAGTCAAAATTAGAAAAGTGATTCAAAGCCTGCCGGGAGTTGAGATAATACTTGATGAACCCACAAGAATAGTCGGTAAAAGCCTGCTTGCTGATGAGGAAATAAACCTTAGAGAGATTTTAGAAAGAATAAATTCAATAATAGTGTCCATGCTTGAGGATCTATACTTCATGAAAAAATCCCAGACAAAAGAACTAATTAGAGACATCAACGACCTCGAAAACGAGCTTGACAGATTTTATTTCCTCACAATTAGGGCTGTCAACAAAATACTTTCTAAGAGGAGTTTAATCGAAGAAAGCGGAATCGTCAGGAGAAGCTTTGATCTAATTGGAATCTTGTTCATAGTCCGCAACATTGAAAGAATTGGGGATCACATCATCAGGATTGCCGAAAACTTTGACGATGACATTGAGATTGAATATATAAGGAAGATGTACACCGAGATGCTCAGCCAAATAACCAAGAGAGACTTAAAGAAAATAGATACCCTTATGCTTGCTCTGAAAGAAAAAATCAGACAGATAGACTACAAAAAGTCCATCGCAATGGATAGCTATCGCAGAATTCTCGAATACTTGGAAAACATAGGTGAAACGATAATTAACATGGCACTAAGCTAA
- a CDS encoding isoaspartyl peptidase/L-asparaginase family protein — protein sequence MVAIIVHGGAGTIKNEEKIPKAIKGVREAVLAGWKELKRGSALDAVEEAVKALEDNPIFNAGTGSVLTLDGRIEMDAAIMRGKTLEAGAVASIWGIKNPISVARKVMEKTDHVLLVGEGALKFARIMGFDEYDPITEERREQWKKLREKLLKEGTIPYWKKISELIKEHPEVLRSTVGAVAFDGEEVVAGTSTGGVFLKMFGRVGDTPIIGAGTYANELAGASCTGLGEVAIKLSLAKTAVDFVRLGLSAQKASEAAIEMATKYFGKDTMGIIMVDREGNVGFAKNTKHMSVAYLKDGMNEPFAGI from the coding sequence ATGGTCGCGATTATCGTTCATGGAGGAGCTGGGACTATCAAGAATGAGGAAAAAATTCCAAAAGCCATTAAAGGTGTAAGAGAGGCTGTTTTAGCAGGATGGAAAGAACTTAAGAGAGGCTCCGCATTGGACGCTGTGGAAGAGGCAGTTAAAGCTTTAGAAGACAATCCTATCTTTAACGCTGGGACGGGGAGTGTGCTAACTTTAGATGGTAGAATTGAAATGGATGCTGCCATCATGAGGGGAAAAACTCTTGAAGCAGGAGCCGTTGCCAGCATATGGGGCATTAAAAATCCAATAAGCGTCGCAAGGAAAGTCATGGAGAAAACTGATCATGTTCTTTTAGTGGGAGAGGGAGCACTTAAATTTGCCCGTATAATGGGTTTTGATGAGTATGATCCAATAACCGAAGAGAGAAGGGAACAATGGAAAAAGCTTAGAGAAAAACTGCTAAAAGAGGGTACAATTCCATACTGGAAAAAGATCAGCGAGCTGATCAAAGAACATCCCGAAGTTCTGAGGAGCACAGTAGGCGCTGTTGCATTCGATGGAGAAGAAGTTGTTGCTGGCACTTCAACTGGAGGAGTTTTCTTGAAAATGTTTGGCAGGGTCGGCGATACTCCAATAATAGGCGCTGGCACTTATGCAAATGAACTTGCCGGAGCATCTTGCACTGGGCTTGGGGAAGTTGCAATAAAGCTTTCCTTAGCAAAGACCGCAGTTGACTTTGTTAGACTTGGATTGAGTGCACAGAAAGCAAGTGAAGCTGCAATCGAGATGGCAACCAAATACTTCGGAAAAGATACCATGGGAATAATCATGGTTGACCGAGAGGGAAACGTTGGATTTGCGAAGAACACAAAGCACATGAGTGTTGCATATCTGAAAGATGGTATGAATGAACCATTCGCAGGGATATAA
- a CDS encoding MFS transporter codes for MRTKDFPGDIWILHLSTFFFFLGIALVSPLISPLAILLGATPLIVGSIASVSSIVSFFLKPLGGFLGDRGWKFQVMMLGSGLGALAGVFYIASIPFGNLALFAVGRGIHGFAMALFFPSSLATAIELAPRGRVGETLGWRGMMFSFSNLIGPAIGGFVAEYLGFQAAFAFTVIVSLVALLFVFIAYKRDKNRIKTKREHKHEHVSYRLLLNSFFVAACFSLLFMSLAYSGTFTFLPALYKVLGLGTSAFGIYASIMGGFSLLTRVFGGREADRRGPIPVATFGFLLLLLAYIMLSLHPTPPLAYLSAIPLGMGFGFAVPSLQMMALAKLPQKIRTFGSSIYTMFFDLGYLAGPLVFGYIAQLKNSYEAVFPMFPLVTILSLIILQLPRFLKRDSQSKKGVS; via the coding sequence ATGAGAACAAAAGACTTTCCGGGAGATATCTGGATACTTCACCTTTCAACATTTTTCTTCTTCCTTGGTATTGCATTAGTTTCACCCCTGATATCCCCATTAGCAATTCTGTTAGGAGCGACTCCCCTCATAGTGGGTTCAATTGCTTCAGTTTCTTCAATTGTCTCATTTTTCTTAAAACCCCTCGGAGGATTTCTTGGGGACCGGGGCTGGAAGTTTCAAGTTATGATGCTTGGAAGTGGTTTAGGTGCACTTGCCGGAGTTTTTTACATAGCATCTATCCCATTTGGAAATTTGGCACTGTTTGCAGTTGGTAGGGGCATTCACGGCTTTGCTATGGCACTGTTTTTCCCCTCCTCGCTTGCAACGGCAATTGAACTCGCTCCAAGGGGCAGGGTGGGTGAGACCTTAGGCTGGCGTGGGATGATGTTTTCCTTCAGCAACTTAATTGGACCAGCGATTGGAGGCTTTGTTGCTGAATATTTAGGTTTTCAGGCAGCTTTTGCTTTTACAGTTATTGTTTCATTAGTTGCACTGCTCTTTGTCTTCATTGCATATAAAAGAGATAAAAACAGAATTAAAACAAAAAGAGAACATAAACATGAGCATGTCTCATACCGTCTATTGTTAAATTCATTCTTTGTTGCAGCTTGTTTCTCACTGCTTTTCATGTCTCTGGCATACAGTGGAACATTCACTTTCTTACCCGCATTGTACAAAGTTCTGGGGTTGGGTACAAGCGCCTTTGGAATATATGCCAGCATAATGGGTGGATTCAGCTTACTCACAAGAGTCTTTGGGGGAAGAGAAGCCGATAGGAGGGGCCCAATTCCTGTTGCAACTTTTGGGTTCCTGCTGCTCTTACTCGCATATATCATGCTTTCTTTGCATCCAACTCCTCCTCTGGCATATTTAAGTGCAATCCCTCTTGGAATGGGTTTTGGCTTTGCTGTTCCTTCCCTCCAGATGATGGCATTGGCTAAACTCCCGCAAAAAATCAGGACTTTCGGTTCGAGTATTTATACAATGTTCTTTGATCTCGGCTACTTGGCAGGACCTCTGGTATTTGGGTACATTGCTCAACTGAAAAACAGCTATGAAGCAGTTTTTCCAATGTTCCCACTGGTTACAATTTTATCATTAATCATTCTCCAACTCCCAAGATTTTTAAAGAGAGATAGCCAAAGCAAAAAGGGTGTGAGCTAA
- a CDS encoding radical SAM protein produces MLIRVSYGTAIAMGLIKAKMLARPTTAYLMIYHNGRCINNCAFCPQARESRADLKKLSRVTWPVFDLKTVLEKLKNGKFARICLQTVDYEGLEEDVLTLLGAFYSLNLPISVSITPVDRRYLQKFRELGVDYIGVGLDVASERLYNEIKESLYSWDEMWRFTKDVIEIFGEKKAFVHLIIGLGETDKEALEAIQKAYDIGAEVSLFAFTPIKGTKLENLKPPGLNRYRKIQIGHYLIKNEIKRVEEFKFDDKGNVLSFGISKEDLMKVLQEIAVMTHGCPGCNRPYYNERPSNEPYNFPVKPKEEYLIKLIEKIFSEI; encoded by the coding sequence ATGCTCATTAGAGTTTCATATGGAACGGCCATCGCAATGGGGCTAATAAAGGCAAAGATGCTTGCAAGGCCAACTACAGCCTACTTGATGATCTATCATAATGGAAGGTGCATAAACAATTGTGCTTTCTGTCCACAGGCAAGAGAGAGCAGGGCAGATTTAAAAAAGCTCTCGCGGGTAACGTGGCCCGTCTTTGACCTCAAGACTGTTCTTGAAAAGTTAAAGAACGGAAAGTTTGCAAGGATATGCCTACAAACTGTTGATTATGAAGGTCTGGAAGAGGATGTATTGACCCTCCTTGGAGCTTTTTACAGTCTAAATTTGCCAATATCAGTCTCCATAACCCCAGTTGATAGAAGGTATCTTCAGAAGTTTAGAGAGCTCGGCGTTGATTATATCGGTGTTGGATTAGATGTTGCAAGTGAGAGGCTCTACAACGAGATCAAGGAATCTTTATACTCTTGGGATGAAATGTGGAGATTCACAAAAGATGTCATTGAAATCTTTGGTGAAAAGAAAGCATTTGTCCATTTGATAATTGGACTCGGTGAAACAGATAAAGAGGCACTTGAAGCCATTCAAAAAGCTTATGATATCGGTGCGGAGGTGTCACTTTTTGCCTTTACACCAATCAAGGGAACAAAGCTCGAAAATCTTAAACCGCCTGGCTTAAATAGGTACAGGAAAATCCAGATTGGGCATTATCTCATTAAAAATGAAATAAAACGTGTTGAAGAGTTTAAATTTGATGACAAAGGAAATGTACTTAGCTTTGGAATAAGCAAGGAAGATCTCATGAAAGTTCTTCAAGAAATTGCAGTAATGACCCATGGATGTCCGGGATGCAACAGGCCATATTACAATGAAAGGCCGAGCAATGAACCATATAACTTCCCTGTTAAACCAAAAGAGGAATACTTAATAAAGCTCATAGAGAAAATCTTTAGTGAGATTTAA
- a CDS encoding serine/threonine-protein kinase RIO2 — MVSKLIALEVYHNLKDIDFRILRGVELNMRHHQWVPLEDIAKFARTDVETASYRLGKLDNWMLVRRRSDIGYIGYQLTIHGYDVLAIRAFARKGVIEAISQTQIGVGKEADVYVGITPQGEKVAVKFNRIGRTSFTRIKLYRRDFIDKHHISWLYISRLVAEREHEALQLLSPIAKVPKPIAWNRHAIVMEFIEGVELSELRDDDLTREEAEDILNKVLDEYLKIVRFGIVHSDMSEFNIVLTEDDDILIIDWPQYLPTAYPESLEYLRRDISVLLNAFHRRWRVKKDFSEVWNEFYEAWLESRGEKDNKD, encoded by the coding sequence ATGGTCAGCAAACTAATAGCACTTGAAGTTTATCACAATCTCAAAGACATAGATTTCCGGATATTGAGAGGGGTAGAATTGAATATGCGCCATCATCAATGGGTGCCGTTAGAGGATATTGCCAAGTTTGCGAGAACCGATGTTGAGACTGCTTCTTATCGCTTAGGGAAACTTGATAACTGGATGCTCGTAAGGAGGAGAAGTGATATTGGTTATATTGGCTATCAGCTCACTATTCATGGATATGATGTTTTAGCGATTAGAGCCTTTGCAAGGAAAGGTGTTATCGAGGCAATAAGTCAAACTCAGATTGGTGTTGGAAAAGAAGCTGATGTTTATGTTGGAATAACCCCTCAAGGAGAAAAAGTCGCAGTCAAGTTCAACCGTATTGGGAGGACAAGTTTTACCAGAATTAAACTCTACAGAAGGGATTTTATTGACAAACATCATATAAGCTGGCTCTACATCTCACGTTTAGTTGCTGAGAGAGAGCATGAGGCTCTGCAGTTGCTTTCTCCTATAGCCAAAGTTCCGAAGCCGATAGCATGGAACAGACATGCCATAGTGATGGAGTTCATTGAGGGTGTTGAGCTGAGCGAACTTAGGGATGATGATTTGACAAGGGAGGAGGCTGAGGATATTCTCAATAAGGTTTTAGACGAATACCTTAAGATAGTGCGCTTTGGAATTGTTCATTCTGATATGAGTGAGTTTAACATAGTTCTAACAGAAGATGATGATATCTTGATTATTGACTGGCCTCAATACCTGCCAACTGCATATCCAGAGAGTTTGGAGTACCTAAGAAGAGATATATCAGTTTTACTGAATGCTTTTCACAGAAGATGGCGAGTTAAAAAGGACTTTAGTGAGGTTTGGAATGAATTCTATGAAGCTTGGTTAGAAAGTAGAGGAGAAAAAGATAATAAGGATTAA
- a CDS encoding MFS transporter, with amino-acid sequence MRKKLLLLLSLGWIFNYAHRMAIPPLIPIIKTELGINNAQAGLLMTSLLLPYALIQVPAGYLGDKLGRKKLVVISILGYSLASALIIFAKEYWELLSIRALYGIFAGLYYAPATALISDIYKGRKGSALGVFMVGPPIGSGIAPLIVVPIALALEWKYAFLVLSAMSAIIGITLLLSIKGELHEVEHAKLRIPKHVIRLSIMNFISMLAFFGMLTFLPDFFVNRGRSLEEASLYFSILSIVGIAGSLVGGTIYDRLKKKSLILSLGFNAFLSFLLAKTAMPIIMPILGLFFYSVGPIVTAYTAEQATNENKGSVMGFVNMMGFFGATLGPYLLGVLIDTLGYGEAFYFIPLMYMVALIIIGTQKKRISHT; translated from the coding sequence ATGCGGAAGAAACTATTACTGCTCCTCTCCCTCGGATGGATATTTAACTATGCCCATAGAATGGCTATCCCACCTCTCATCCCTATAATAAAGACAGAGCTTGGAATCAATAACGCCCAAGCAGGTCTTTTGATGACTTCCCTTCTCTTACCCTATGCTCTAATTCAGGTTCCCGCAGGATATTTGGGGGATAAACTTGGAAGAAAAAAGCTTGTTGTGATCAGTATTCTTGGTTATTCCCTTGCAAGCGCACTCATAATCTTTGCAAAAGAGTATTGGGAATTGTTAAGCATAAGAGCTCTTTACGGCATTTTTGCAGGTCTTTACTATGCTCCAGCGACAGCTCTAATCAGCGACATCTATAAAGGAAGGAAAGGCTCAGCTCTTGGTGTTTTTATGGTTGGCCCGCCAATAGGAAGTGGGATAGCCCCTCTGATTGTTGTTCCTATTGCATTGGCTCTGGAGTGGAAATACGCATTTTTGGTTCTTTCTGCTATGAGTGCGATAATTGGCATTACATTGCTTCTATCCATAAAAGGAGAACTTCATGAAGTTGAACATGCAAAGCTTAGAATCCCAAAGCATGTCATTAGGCTGAGCATTATGAATTTCATAAGTATGCTGGCATTCTTTGGCATGCTGACATTTCTTCCAGATTTCTTTGTAAACAGGGGGAGAAGCTTAGAGGAGGCTTCATTATATTTCTCTATCCTCTCAATAGTTGGGATTGCAGGCTCTCTGGTAGGTGGCACAATTTACGACAGGCTTAAAAAGAAGAGCCTAATTCTGTCCCTTGGATTTAACGCCTTTCTTTCATTCCTGTTAGCAAAAACAGCAATGCCCATAATAATGCCAATTCTGGGTTTGTTTTTCTACTCAGTTGGCCCAATAGTTACAGCGTATACTGCAGAACAGGCAACAAATGAAAATAAAGGGTCAGTAATGGGTTTTGTCAATATGATGGGATTCTTTGGAGCAACTCTCGGCCCATATCTCCTTGGAGTCCTAATTGACACCTTGGGTTATGGGGAGGCATTTTATTTTATTCCACTGATGTATATGGTTGCATTGATAATAATAGGGACACAAAAGAAAAGGATCAGCCATACATAA
- a CDS encoding proteasome-activating nucleotidase, producing MSDINDVVKSHDEYDDYIIYLKRRIRQLELQVRTLEADKERLERELSRLRMEMSRLRQPPAFAGTLLEILDDDRAIVQNYNGPRFVVRIAPWIEKEKLKPGSRVALDQRTMAVVEILPSPKDPSVLGFEVIDRPNVTYDDIGGLKKQLQELREAVELPLKHPELFEKVGIEPPKGVLLYGPPGCGKTLMAKALAREVNATFIRVVGSELVRKYIGEGARLVHELFELAKEKAPTIIFIDEIDAIGAKRLEETTGGEREVNRTLMQLLAELDGFDPRGNVKVIAATNRPDILDPALLRPGRFDRLIEVPLPDFAGRLEILKVHTRKMNLRNVDLRVIAEMTEGASGADLKAIATEAGMFAIRDRREYVTQEDFLKAVEKVFGSEQRLAQQIAMHEVMYG from the coding sequence ATGAGTGACATTAATGATGTCGTCAAATCTCATGATGAGTATGATGATTACATCATTTATCTAAAAAGAAGAATTAGACAGCTTGAACTTCAAGTGAGAACACTTGAGGCAGACAAGGAGAGACTTGAAAGGGAGCTTTCACGCTTAAGAATGGAGATGTCAAGGTTAAGACAGCCACCAGCTTTTGCTGGAACTTTGCTTGAGATACTCGACGATGACAGGGCGATAGTTCAGAATTACAACGGTCCAAGATTTGTGGTCAGAATAGCACCATGGATTGAAAAGGAAAAGCTGAAACCGGGGAGCAGAGTAGCACTTGACCAGAGGACAATGGCCGTTGTTGAAATACTGCCATCACCGAAGGATCCTTCTGTCCTTGGGTTTGAAGTTATTGATAGACCAAACGTGACATATGACGATATTGGGGGATTAAAGAAGCAGCTGCAAGAACTCAGAGAGGCAGTTGAGCTTCCGCTTAAACATCCAGAACTGTTTGAAAAGGTTGGAATTGAACCACCTAAGGGTGTCCTCCTTTATGGTCCACCGGGATGTGGAAAAACATTGATGGCCAAAGCTCTTGCAAGGGAAGTTAATGCAACATTCATCAGGGTTGTTGGCAGTGAGCTTGTAAGAAAATACATTGGAGAAGGTGCTCGATTGGTGCATGAGCTGTTTGAGCTGGCAAAAGAAAAAGCCCCCACCATAATCTTCATAGATGAAATTGATGCCATAGGGGCTAAAAGATTAGAGGAAACCACTGGAGGAGAAAGAGAAGTTAACAGAACCTTAATGCAACTTTTAGCAGAGCTTGACGGATTTGATCCAAGAGGTAACGTTAAGGTAATAGCAGCAACTAACAGACCTGATATCTTAGATCCAGCACTTCTTAGGCCAGGAAGATTTGACAGATTGATTGAAGTTCCTTTACCTGACTTTGCAGGTAGACTTGAAATCCTCAAGGTTCACACAAGGAAGATGAACCTCAGGAACGTGGATCTTAGAGTTATTGCAGAGATGACAGAAGGAGCAAGCGGTGCAGATCTCAAAGCCATAGCAACGGAGGCTGGAATGTTCGCCATCAGAGACAGAAGGGAGTATGTAACACAGGAGGATTTTCTGAAGGCTGTGGAGAAGGTATTTGGGTCAGAACAGAGATTGGCACAGCAGATAGCTATGCATGAGGTTATGTATGGCTGA
- the cas6 gene encoding CRISPR-associated endoribonuclease Cas6: MRIEIRLKPRDEGTILPFNYNYDVYTQIIQKVAINSPELARLLETTHKDYFTFSRIMVRKRELIPDKGIKILSDEVCLYISSSVVDVIKSIVEGFIENPVLQIENSTFIMDGVKVLREPKIKDGTLFSTLSPIIVRTVKLEGNRMKIWDLYPSEETFHDKLRKIMLMRFSEIEERMPEDKDFRIDVIKYKPVRIKVKDTYFRGSLMVFRYYGSKEIAKFAYENGFGEKTKYGFGMVKVIDEEEAQRSRE, from the coding sequence ATGAGAATAGAAATCAGGCTCAAACCCAGAGATGAAGGGACGATTCTCCCCTTTAACTACAACTATGATGTCTACACTCAAATTATTCAAAAAGTAGCCATAAACTCCCCCGAGCTTGCAAGATTGCTGGAAACTACCCACAAGGACTACTTTACATTCTCCAGAATAATGGTAAGAAAAAGAGAACTTATACCCGATAAGGGAATTAAAATTCTGTCCGATGAGGTATGCCTTTACATCTCTTCTTCAGTTGTTGATGTAATAAAATCCATAGTTGAGGGATTCATTGAAAATCCCGTGCTTCAAATTGAAAATTCAACATTCATCATGGATGGTGTTAAGGTTCTCCGAGAACCCAAGATAAAAGATGGTACTCTCTTCTCCACTCTGAGCCCTATAATAGTGCGGACGGTAAAGCTTGAAGGGAATAGAATGAAAATTTGGGATTTATACCCCAGTGAGGAAACATTTCACGATAAGCTCAGGAAGATAATGCTAATGCGCTTTTCTGAAATTGAGGAGAGAATGCCCGAGGACAAAGATTTTAGAATCGATGTTATAAAGTACAAACCTGTTAGGATTAAAGTCAAAGACACCTACTTCCGGGGTTCCCTTATGGTGTTCCGGTACTATGGATCCAAGGAAATAGCAAAATTTGCCTATGAAAATGGATTTGGTGAAAAAACGAAATATGGGTTTGGAATGGTCAAAGTGATTGATGAAGAAGAAGCACAACGAAGCCGAGAATAG